One part of the Mya arenaria isolate MELC-2E11 chromosome 3, ASM2691426v1 genome encodes these proteins:
- the LOC128228737 gene encoding uncharacterized protein LOC128228737: protein MGGNSSNTREKSAASDRQEKAVDELSTSPEKPSTEVAPLLVQEKSITSKGPLTPRKHQGPRITGIGDSTPRNSQKNDTIMTETLEEPAKTQLSDYKLRELFLETGREKHSWTEPNAEGNRSMDRSSTKTILPPLDKCVEKQSNEKLKNVNKGKRKKKKYSSIVSVLPPRNISTQTDFEDDENTLKQTLQANEDLRKQLILKQDEVLALDFQIEEYKKELNRLAESNEYKKIGKLKKQIQALQEDNSQLKDRFSKIASERLTDNNPNIADLSDRNRPGRLGDQFSEVYCNEWTEVFESLSKKHHQEESLICALLECVLDIDSLCRKSATHGLQTFISELKNFAGLEELPETIASSLKPYKELRKKNFEHHLKNIIVMVFNNLNVKYPLSMNVPLRKYIHSTTTLCWLMSIQDPPVVLEKSCIKGDAFNELLFTKYKNSGKTYDYLVWPAVLLSEGGPVIRKGVACPEMLKSSSSFRSEHDGPLHSAPF from the exons ATGGGCGGAAACTCCAGCAATACAAGAGAAAAGTCTGCTGCTTCTGACAGACAGGAGAAAGCTGTCGATGAACTCTCAACATCTCCAGAAAAGCCTTCGACTGAAGTCGCACCATTATTAGTTCAAGAAAAGAGCATCACTTCAAAAGGTCCG TTGACTCCTCGAAAGCATCAAGGTCCAAGAATAACAGg GATAGGAGACTCGACACCCAGAAATTCGCAAAAGAATGACACCATAATGACGGAAACGTTGGAAGAACCAGCG AAGACACAACTCTCAGATTACAAATTGCGCGAGTTGTTCTTAGAGACGGGCAG AGAGAAGCATTCTTGGACTGAACCGAATGCTGAGGGCAATAGAAGCATGGATCGCTCTTCAACTAAAACCATCCTTCCTCCCCTG GATAAATGTGTAGAGAAGCAGAGTAATGAAAAATTGAAGAATGTGAACAAAGGGAAAAG gaaaaagaaaaaatattcatcaattgtATCAGTGTTGCCTCCCAGAAATATTTCAAC GCAAACGGATTTCGAGGACGATGAGAATACTCTGAAGCAGACGCTTCAAGCGAACGAAGACCTTAG aaaacaattGATATTAAAGCAAGATGAGGTCTTAGCTCTAGATTTCCAAATTGAAGAATACAAGAAGGAACTCAATCGTCTTGCTGAATCAAATGAATATAA GAAAATTGGAAAATTAAAGAAGCAAATACAAGCGTTGCAAGAAGATAACAGCCAACTCAAAGACAG ATTTAGCAAAATTGCATCGGAGCGTTTAACAGACAACAATCCGAATATAGCGGATCTCAGTGATAGGAATCGACCAGGCAGACTTGGAGACCAGTTTTCTGAGGTTTATTGCAACGAATGGACAGAGGTATTTGAAAGTTTGTCAAAGAAACACCATCAAGAGGAGTCTCTCATATGCGCTCTTTTAGAGTGCGTTTTG GACATTGATAGCCTATGTAGAAAAAGTGCGACACACGGTCTACAGACATTTATAAGTGAATTGAAGAATTTCGCTGGTTTGGAAGAG CTTCCGGAAACTATTGCTTCATCCCTCAAGCCTTACAAAGAATTGAGAAAGAAGAACTTTGAACaccatttgaaaaatataatagtg ATGGTTTTCAACAACCTTAATGTAAAGTACCCTTTATCCATGAATGTACCACTACGGAAGTATATCCACAGCACTACGACGCTCTGCTGGTTGATGAGCATTCAAGACCCTCCAGTTGTCTTGGAAAAATCCTGCATAAAAGGAGATGCCTTCAATGAGTTgctgtttacaaaatataaaaatagcgGGAAAACGTACGATTATCTTGTTTGGCCTGCAGTACTTCTGAGTGAAGGTGGACCTGTTATAAGGAAGGGCGTGGCTTGTCCTGAAATGTTAAAGTCTAGTAGTTCATTTCGAAGTGAACATGATGGACCGTTACATAGTGCACCTTTTTAA